The Acidimicrobiia bacterium genomic interval AGGCGCCGACGGGGTGGCCGAAGCTCTTGAGGCCGCCGTCGGGGTTCACCGGCAGGTCCCCGGCGAGGTCGAAGGTCCCGGCGAGCACCTCCTTCCACGCCGTGCCCCGCTCGGCGAAGCCGAGGTCCTCGTAGATGAGGAGCTCGGCCGGCGTGAAGCAGTCGTGAACCTCGGCCATCGCGATCTGACCGCGCGGTTCGGTCACCCCGGCCTGGGCGTACGCGTCCCGGCCGGCGGCCTGGATCTCGGGGAAGTACGTGTAGTCGTAGTCCGGGTCGGCGTTGCCCGACGCGTTGCCGGCGACGAACGACAGGGCCTTCACGTACAGCGGCCGGTCGGTGTAGCGGTGGGCGTCCTCGGCGCGGACCAGGATGGCGGCGGCGCTGCCGTCGGCGACGCCGGAGCAGTCGAACACCCGCAGGCCGCCGGCCATCAGCGGCGCCCCGCAGATGGTCTCCATCGTGACTTCCTTGCGGAACTGCGCCCGCGGGTTCCGAGCGCCGTTGTAGTGGTTCTTCCAGGAGATGCGGGCCAGGACCTCCCGCATCTGGTCGTCGCTCACCCCGTACTTGTGGCCGTAGGCCGGAGCGCACATGGCGAACATGGCCGCGGCGGTGAGGGTGCGGTTGGTGCCGTCGGTCGGCGTCTTGCCCGCGCCCACGAGGCCCTGGTAGCCGCTGTCCTTCACCTTCTCGACGCCGACGGCCAGGGCGGTGTCGTACGCGCCGGACGCCACCGCGTAGGCGGCGTTGCGCAGCGCCTCGGAGCCGGTGGCGCAGAAGTTCTCGACCCTCGTGACGGGCTTGTTCTCGAGCTGGAGCGGGCGGGACACGGTCATGCCCGACATGCCGGACATGGCGGTGCCGACCCAGTAGGCGTCGATGTCCTGCTTCGTGACGCCGGCGCTCGTGAGGGCGTCGGTCGTCGATTCGATGAGGAGGTCGTCGGCGGACTTAGTCCAGTGCTCACCGAAGCGCGTGCACCCCATCCCCACGATGGCCACCCGGTCCTTGATGCCGTGCGAGCCCATGTCCTGTCCTCTCTCGTCGGGGCCCGATCCGCTACCCGGCGCGGAGCGGGCGCGCCTTCCAGAAGTAGTTGTGGATCCCGTCGGCGGTGAAGAGCCGGCGGAATGTCATCTCGACCCGGTCGCCGACCTGCAGCTCGTCGGCGTTGACGTCGGTGAGCTCGATCGGCAGCCGCCCGCCGCCGTCGAAGTCGACGATCGCGAACGCGATCGGCGGGCTCGGCGAGTAGGCGATGCGGTCGATCGTGATCGCGGCGACGGTCCCGGCCACGTCGGCCATCGGCGTGGGCTCCATGTCGTCGACGTCCCCCCCGACCCGCGAGACCCGGGCGGGTGGGAGGTGCAAGGCGTCGCTGGCCCGGTCCTTCGATCCGACGAAGCCGTACTTCCAGCCCTCGGTGCGGCCGGTGACCGCGGCCGAGATCCGGTCGGGCTCGGGTCGCCGCGGCGGCTCGATGGTGACCATGCCGCGCCAGGCGAGGAACTTGCCGTAGGGCAAGGGGGCGCCGGCCGCCACCTGGGCCGCGACGGGACGGGCCGAGGCCCAGCGGGCCAGCGCGTCGGTGGCGCGGAGGATCAGGACGTCGGCGCCGTCGGCGAGCGACACGAGGGCGATCGTCTCGCCGGGCGCGGCCGCCTCGAGCGTGGCCGCCAGGAGCAAGCCGGGATGGGCGGCGCCGGTGAACCCGACGGCGGCGCCGAGGTCGTCGACGACCCGGCTCGGGTCGACGCCGAGTCGGGCCGTGAGGGCGCGCACGGCGCGTGCGTGCGGCCCGGTGACGATGACCCGGTCGATCTGCTCGGCGCTCAGCTCGGCCGACTTCAGGGCCGCGTTCCACGCCTGCTCGCCGAGCGGCACGTACTTCGTCTCCCCGAAGCGCTCCTCCCAGACCTTCGAGCGTCGCTCGCCGGGCTGACGCCAGCGGTCGATGAACTCCTCGGTGGTGTGGCCCTCGCCGAGCACGGTGGCGAGGAGCGGCCCGTCGGCGGCCGACCCGATCAGGACGGCGGCGCCGGCGTCGCCGCCGCCGGCCTCGTCGGCGCTGGTCGGGAGCCCGTCGCGCAGGTCGGCG includes:
- a CDS encoding OB-fold domain-containing protein → MQGILSVAGYVPYRRLDRAAIAQTFGSGGGRGTRAVAGYDEDTTTMGVEAARFALRAAPESRPQALWFSTTGPAYLDKTNATAVHAALRLDGDVLAADFGGAIRSGVAAMVAALHGSDPTLVVTADLRDGLPTSADEAGGGDAGAAVLIGSAADGPLLATVLGEGHTTEEFIDRWRQPGERRSKVWEERFGETKYVPLGEQAWNAALKSAELSAEQIDRVIVTGPHARAVRALTARLGVDPSRVVDDLGAAVGFTGAAHPGLLLAATLEAAAPGETIALVSLADGADVLILRATDALARWASARPVAAQVAAGAPLPYGKFLAWRGMVTIEPPRRPEPDRISAAVTGRTEGWKYGFVGSKDRASDALHLPPARVSRVGGDVDDMEPTPMADVAGTVAAITIDRIAYSPSPPIAFAIVDFDGGGRLPIELTDVNADELQVGDRVEMTFRRLFTADGIHNYFWKARPLRAG
- a CDS encoding acetyl-CoA acetyltransferase, which gives rise to MGSHGIKDRVAIVGMGCTRFGEHWTKSADDLLIESTTDALTSAGVTKQDIDAYWVGTAMSGMSGMTVSRPLQLENKPVTRVENFCATGSEALRNAAYAVASGAYDTALAVGVEKVKDSGYQGLVGAGKTPTDGTNRTLTAAAMFAMCAPAYGHKYGVSDDQMREVLARISWKNHYNGARNPRAQFRKEVTMETICGAPLMAGGLRVFDCSGVADGSAAAILVRAEDAHRYTDRPLYVKALSFVAGNASGNADPDYDYTYFPEIQAAGRDAYAQAGVTEPRGQIAMAEVHDCFTPAELLIYEDLGFAERGTAWKEVLAGTFDLAGDLPVNPDGGLKSFGHPVGASGLRMFFEAWLQLRGDAPEERRITTADRGLALTHNLGGYPGEMVSFVGIVGNEPG